From Hermetia illucens chromosome 6, iHerIll2.2.curated.20191125, whole genome shotgun sequence, one genomic window encodes:
- the LOC119659349 gene encoding ADP-ribosylation factor-like protein 16, with translation MPIFCLGPKGSGKTHLLRRLETSDSVDNTTYSVPTVGTNIYSIQIPNKDTNASKRNAVKIVQILEIGGTMAPLWRQYFTDVNKIIYVVDTSNLCQISAAGVLLYSILVEPRLQRTKFLLVLTKMDLAYRQMRNEALLMLQIAKLQKEIKQHFTVIEASVISGMGIDKILDWLSLP, from the exons ATGCCGATTTTCTGTTTAGGGCCGAAAGGTTCCGGAAAAACTCATCTGTTACGACGGCTTGAAACTTCTGATTCCGTCGACAATACAACATATTCGGTTCCAACTGTTGGGACGAATATCTATTCCATTCAAATACCCAATAAAGACACAAATGCTTCGAAACGAAACGCCGTGAAAATAGTGCAAATTCTCGAGATTGGTGGCACCATGGCACCTTTGTGGAGACAATATTTCACCGACGTCAATAAAATCATTTATGTGGTGGACACATCGAACCTTTGTCAAATTTCAGCTGCAG GCGTGCTCCTCTACTCTATTCTGGTAGAGCCTAGACTACAAAGAACTAAATTCCTTCTGGTTCTCACCAAAATGGATTTGGCTTATCGGCAAATGAGGAACGAGGCGCTGCTAATGTTACAGATTGCAAAGCTGCAGAAAGAAATCAAACAGCATTTTACGGTGATAGAAGCGAGTGTGATATCAGGGATGGGAATTGACAAAATTTTAGACTGGCTTAGTTTACCGTAG
- the LOC119659350 gene encoding 39S ribosomal protein L27, mitochondrial: protein MSALLSSGSTLKATSIVINAIRNASKKTGGSTRNPKGHARPKHRGWKVQDGHDVSAGTILATQLTPRFHPGLNVGFGKNGTLFALEHGKVCVTCEKFDPNWDHTWVQRIYAGREKQTIYKKYFNVIPEKQHKRFRLVDEV, encoded by the exons ATGTCGGCGCTACTTTCCAGCGGGTCTACACTCAAAGCAACATCCATTGTGATAA ATGCCATTCGGAACGCAAGCAAGAAAACTGGAGGCAGCACGAGAAATCCTAAAGGACACGCACGTCCTAAACATCGTGGCTGGAAGGTGCAAGATGGTCACGACGTATCTGCCGGCACAATCCTGGCCACTCAGCTAACTCCACGCTTCCATCCAGGCTTGAAT GTTGGATTCGGTAAAAATGGAACTTTGTTTGCCCTCGAGCATGGGAAAGTCTGCGTGACCTGTGAGAAATTCGATCCGAATTGGGATCATACATGGGTTCAGAGGATCTATGCCGGTCGTGAGAAGCAAACCATCTACAAGAAATATTTCAATGTAATTCCTGAAAAGCAACACAAGAGGTTTAGGCTTGTTGATGAGGTTTAA